Proteins from a genomic interval of Arvicola amphibius chromosome 14, mArvAmp1.2, whole genome shotgun sequence:
- the Wnt2b gene encoding protein Wnt-2b, translated as MLRPRGAEEAAQLAPRRARVLVPASRPAVPDVSPASTRLGLACLLLLLLLTLPARVDTSWWYIGALGARVICDNIPGLVSRQRQLCQRYPDIMRSVGEGAREWIRECQHQFRHHRWNCTTLDRDHTVFGRVMLRSSREAAFVYAISSAGVVHAITRACSQGELSVCSCDPYTRGRHHDQRGDFDWGGCSDNIHYGVRFAKAFVDAKEKRLKDARALMNLHNNRCGRTAVRRFLKLECKCHGVSGSCTLRTCWRALSDFRRTGDYLRRRYDGAVQVTATQDGANFTAARQGYRRATRTDLVYFDNSPDYCVLDKAAGSLGTAGRVCSKTSKGTDGCEIMCCGRGYDTTRVTRVTQCECKFHWCCAVRCKECRNTVDVHTCKAPKKAEWLDQT; from the exons ATGCTGAGGCCGCGGGGTGCGGAGGAAGCCGCGCAGCTCGCCCCTCGGCGTGCCCGCGTCCTGGTCCCCGCATCCAGACCCGCGGTCCCCGACGTGTCTCCGGCTTCCACCCGCCTGGGTCTTGCCTgcctgctactgctgctgctgctgactctGCCAGCCCGTGTAGACACATCCTGGTG GTACATAGGGGCACTGGGAGCCCGAGTGATCTGTGACAACATCCCTGGTTTGGTGAGCCGGCAGCGGCAGCTGTGCCAGCGCTACCCAGACATCATGcgttcagtgggtgaaggtgcccGAGAATGGATCCGAGAGTGTCAGCACCAGTTCCGCCATCACCGCTGGAATTGCACCACACTGGACCGGGACCACACTGTCTTTGGCCGTGTCATGCTTAGAA GTAGCCGGGAGGCAGCGTTTGTTTATGCCATCTCGTCAGCAGGAGTGGTTCACGCTATCACTCGGGCCTGTAGCCAGGGTGAACTGAGTGTGTGCAGCTGTGACCCATACACCCGCGGTCGGCACCACGACCAGCGAGGGGACTTTGATTGGGGCGGCTGTAGTGACAACATCCACTATGGTGTCCGCTTTGCCAAGGCTTTTGTGGATGCCAAAGAGAAGAGGCTTAAGGATGCCCGGGCCCTCATGAACCTGCATAACAACCGCTGTGGTCGCACG gctgTGCGGCGCTTTCTGAAGCTGGAATGTAAGTGTCACGGTGTGAGTGGCTCCTGCACGCTACGCACCTGCTGGAGGGCACTCTCAGACTTCCGCCGCACTGGTGACTACCTGAGGCGGCGGTATGATGGGGCAGTGCAGGTGACCGCCACCCAGGATGGCGCCAATTTCACAGCAGCCCGCCAAGGCTATCGCCGCGCCACCCGGACTGATCTTGTCTACTTTGACAACTCCCCTGACTACTGTGTCCTGGACAAGGCTGCAG GTTCCCTAGGTACCGCAGGCCGCGTCTGCAGCAAGACCTCTAAAGGAACAGATGGTTGCGAAATCATGTGTTGTGGCCGAGGGTACGACACAACTCGGGTCACCCGCGTCACCCAGTGCGAGTGCAAATTCCACTGGTGTTGTGCTGTGCGGTGCAAAGAGTGCAGGAATACTGTGGACGTCCACACTTGCAAGGCTCCTAAGAAGGCAGAGTGGCTGGACCAGACCTGA